A single genomic interval of Eleutherodactylus coqui strain aEleCoq1 chromosome 3, aEleCoq1.hap1, whole genome shotgun sequence harbors:
- the NPHS2 gene encoding podocin codes for MAEKRSRSSSREPPQKHRDSTGQGSKREKKGHQGSGRSRSGRVKEPTKNDTKVSAVVDVDDVVASDEETEIMALLEGEQKDEAVKSTGLGVCEVLLTFCAMLLVVLTFPLSIWFCIKVLREYERAVIFRLGRLLPGRARGPGIFFYLPILDTCTKLDLRIKTFEVPFHQIVTKDLVTLEVDAVCYYRLENAALFLTSVSSISSALQLLVQSTTKRLLAHRSFLDILLERKSIGEEVKVSLDAATCHWGIKVERTEIKDVKLPEEVKQTLTAEAEAQRHAKVKILAAECEKTVSESLKVAAESLSGSATAVQLRYLHTLQCMTSEKPATFLVPFPFDLMNLNILPNLQASNTKTDTPKPGTEAQQGTKKDSPML; via the exons ATGGCTGAGAAGAGATCTCGCAGCTCTTCCAGAGAACCTCCTCAGAAACACAGGGACTCCACAGGCCAAGGGTctaaaagagaaaagaaaggacATCAAGGCTCAGGAAGATCCAGGAGCGGGAGGGTCAAAGAACCCACAAAGAATGATACTAAGGTATCTGCTGTGGTTGATGTGGACGATGTGGTGGCTTCCGATGAGGAGACAGAAATTATGGCTCTTCTGGAGGGTGAGCAGAAGGATGAAG CGGTGAAGAGCACAGGTCTCGGGGTATGTGAAGTGCTGCTCACGTTCTGCGCTATGCTCCTGGTCGTCCTCACCTTCCCACTCTCCATTTGGTTTTGCATTAAG GTTTTGAGAGAATATGAACGTGCTGTAATATTCCGCCTGGGACGCCTGCTGCCGGGACGGGCCAGAGGGCCGG GGATCTTCTTTTATCTCCCTATTTTGGACACGTGTACGAAATTAGACTTGCGTATAAAGACCTTTGAGGTTCCTTTCCACCAG ATTGTCACCAAAGATCTGGTTACCTTGGAGGTTGATGCGGTTTGTTACTACCGCTTAGAGAACGCTGCCCTATTCCTAACCAGTGTGAGCAGTATCTCCAGCGCCCTGCAGCTGCTCGTCCAGAGTACCACAAAGCGTCTCCTGGCACACAGGTCCTTCTTAGATATCTTACTGGAAAGGAAAAGCATTGGAGAAGAAGTCAAG GTGTCACTGGATGCTGCGACGTGTCACTGGGGGATCAAAGTAGAAAGAACAGAAAT TAAAGATGTTAAGCTTCCTGAAGAAGTTAAGCAGACACTGACTGCAGAAGCTGAAGCCCAAAGACATGCCAAAGTGAAG ATTCTTGCAGCTGAATGCGAAAAAACTGTCTCTGAATCGCTCAAAGTTGCAGCAGAGAGTTTATCAGGATCAGCAACAGCAGTTCAGCTTCGGTATCTTCACACATTACAATGTATGACATCTGAGAAACCTGCAACCTTCCTTGTGCCATTCCCTTTCGACCTCATGAACCTAAATATTCTGCCAAACTTACAGGCAAGTAATACAAAGACAGACACCCCTAAACCTGGTACTGAAGCACAGCAGGGTACTAAGAAGGATTCTCCAATGCTCTAA